From a single Vitis vinifera cultivar Pinot Noir 40024 chromosome 18, ASM3070453v1 genomic region:
- the LOC104878568 gene encoding protein CLMP1-like, which produces MHGSFGYLILQAYNYMKVSVNGKKDFCCLPIRYEILSLREQGLDVQLRVLTEKRPPESEGLEGEDNGSHSSLGDSVLDTAGTEFEKTEKEAPKEKAGASEDPESKEVEMDDWLFGFTQLFRTHVGIDLDARIDLHELGMELCSEALEETVTSEEAQRLFDKDAPKFQEVAALAFFNWGNVHMCTARKRIPLDESATKDVMATQLQVAYDWVREKYSIAKEKYEEAFFIKPDFYEGLLALGQQQFEMAKLH; this is translated from the exons ATGCATGGCTCCTTTGGATACCTCATTTTGCAAGCCTACAACTACATGAAGGTTTCCGTCAATGGCAAGAAAGACTT TTGTTGCCTACCCATCAGATATGAGATACTGTCACTTCGAGAACAGGGTTTGGATGTTCAGCTGAGAGTGTTAACAGAGAAGAGGCCTCCTGAGAGTGAGGGGCTTGAGGGAGAGGATAACGGCTCTCACTCTTCACTAGGTGATTCAGTGCTGGACACTGCAGGTACAGAGTTTGAAAAAACAGAGAAGGAAGCTCCAAAGGAGAAAGCTGGAGCTTCGGAGGACCCTGAGTCCAAGGAAGTGGAGATGGATGATTGGCTCTTTGGGTTTACGCAACTGTTCAGAACCCATGTTGGTATTGACCTAGATGCTCGCATTGACCTACATGAGCTTGGGATGGAGCTCTGTTCTGAAGCTCTTGAGGAGACAGTGACAAGCGAAGAGGCTCAACGCCTGTTTGACAAGGATGCTCCAAAATTCCAGGAGGTAGCTGCATTGGCTTTCTTCAATTGGGGGAATGTTCATATGTGTACAGCAAGGAAACGCATTCCTTTGGATGAATCTGCTACAAAAGATGTAATGGCAACCCAACTTCAAGTGGCTTATGACTGGGTCAGAGAAAAATATTCTATAGCCAAAGAGAAGTATGAGGAGGCCTTTTTTATCAAGCCTGACTTTTATGAGGGGTTGCTGGCCTTGGGGCAACAGCAATTTGAAATGGCAAAACTTCATTAG